ATTCGTATCATTtcagtaattaataatatattCTTTTACCAAGTTGGTAATAGACCAGGACGTAGACTACTATGCATAGGGTCGAACCTGACTAAAACTctgtatattatttacatgttattttttattttttgcaTTGCAAATCGAGTGTAAGTTTACTGATTGTATATATATTCAAATTTAATAGTTTGATAAATATTCGATAACAAATTAAAATCATTATTAATTAACCATAATACCTATTTAATCCTCTACGTGTAGAATTTCAAAAACTTGCTCCGAACATATTAATTACGATTATTTAATAATATGTTCGGTTCCAAAAATAGGCAGTGATCCAGTGTAACAGAATCCTTGCCAGGCTGGAGATGTGAGCAAAGCAATGGGATACCGATACTCCAATCACCTTTTTCAAGATCTGGATATAACTTCTAAAGTACCATTATACCCTCGCTTCAACCAATAAAACAAAGCCACCTGTAAAAAGCTACCTTGTTGTAACCAAGTATTTGAGTTTACAAAGCCATAAAGGACAAAAATGTAAAATCACAAAAAAGAACCTAAAAAAATTTGTGGCTGAGAAAAATCCCTCTTGTGCTGACGTGGGATCCACATATTGTAGTGGTGCTTTTATTGATTCCCAGTGGATCATTTTCTTACTTCCCCTCCCTGCCAGCAAAGACTCACAcaaatctctctttctctcaaTCTCTCTATAAATACAAcagataaaaaaattatttatatttactCACCGCCGACATAATTTTCCGGCGAGATTATTTTGGAGAAATGGGTGAAGAAAAAGATCTGGGTATTAAGCTGTTTGGGAAAAAGATTGTGTTGACTGAAAATGAAAAAATTCCGGCGGTCTCCGGCCAAGATTCCGGCGAGTTCCGGTCAGGAGATGGTAAAGATAGTAACTTTGGTGGTGAAGATGGATCAGAGGCTCAAAAGGTATGAACTTTAAGTTGGGTTTTCACTTATAAGTTGTAAACTTAATATTTGTTGTTTTTATTATATTGTTTGGAGTTCTTGGATTGGCTAATCTGATTAAAGGACACACTTAGTTTTTGTTCAATTTTGTGCCTTGATTTTGGATTAATTTGATTGGTGTTTTGGGGGTTTTGATTGTAATAGAGTGAATACTACAGCACTGCTACTACATAAGTTTTATTCAATTGTGACTAAATTAATTGGAATACTTGTGACTTGATATTCTTGGAAGTTGTTACACAATTTGATTTATATTTTCTCTTCAACCGTTGTACTCAAATTTAAAATCTTGCGGTTTTGCGTTCTTTATAAACTTAATTGAAGATGTTGGATGTTCATTGTTATGACTTCTGAGAGGTTTAAAGTTGGATTGATAATGATGTCCTTGTACAATACTGAACATACTCGTTACGTGTCTCTCGAAATAAGAATAGATTGTATGTGGATCTTGCACCTACTCCTCTTCTGTACAGGGTATAGTAGTTGAGAGGCTGTTTTGGTGAAGAATCAACAATATGTAGTAATTTAAAACTTTAATCATTCCCAAGCAAGATATTGGAAAGAAAAGGATGTCTTCTGTTGTAATATTGTCTTGTTAGATCCGAGGATAGTTATTATCAGTACATGTTAGAGTGGCTGTTACCTAGTTTATAATATTCATCTGAATTGTGTCATACTCTAGCTACTGTATTGCTACTAATGTTGATTCCTGCTGAATTCCAGGATCTCGTAGAAGAAAAAACTGAGAATAAACCACAAGACAAAGCAGTGTTGCCAATCACTGATGAATCGAAAGGATCGACAGGGGGAGGTGACAGCCCTAAAACTCCCTCAATAAATGAAGAAAATGCAACATTAAAACCTCTGAATCCGGACAATGAGCAGAGTGATACAACTGACTTGCAAGAGAAAACTTTGAAGAAGCCAGACAAGATTCTTCCTTGTCCTCGATGTAACAGCATGGATACAAAGTTTTGTTATTACAACAATTACAATGTTAGTCAACCCCGACACTTTTGTAAGAGCTGCCAGAGATACTGGACTGCTGGAGGAACAATGAGGAACATGCCTGTCGGTGCTGGTCGTCGCAAGAACAAGAGTTCTGATTCACACTGTCGTCATATGACTGTATCTGTAGCACTGCGTGCCGCTGGAATTGATCCTTCAAATGGAATCCACAACGGCACGATAAAAAATAATGAAACAGTCCTCTCATTTGGTGCAGACTCTCCCCTTGGCGAATCCACATCTTCTGTTTTTGTTGCTGAGAAAAAAGTCTCCAACAGTTTCCAGAATAGGCTTCACAAACAAGGAGTTACAATCCCTTGCAAAGGAGGAGAATATGTTGATGATTGCTCCAGTTCCATCAAAAAATTGAACTCAAACATGGAAGGAGAGAAAAATGGGATTGCAGAGGCGGAGGTACAAAAAATTCCTGGTTTCCCTTCTCAAGTTCCATTTCACCCTGCGCTACCTTGGCCTTGTCCTTGGAACTCTACAGTTCCGGTACAAGCCATTTACCCTTCTGGATTTCCATTTCCCTACTATCCAACACCTTACTGGAATTATAGTGTCCCAGGTTCTTGGGGTATTCCTTGGTTGCCACCTCCACCTCAGGTGACAAACCAAGATGCGCCAATTTGTGATTCAAAATCACAAGTATTAGGAAAGCATTCTAGGGAAGGTGACGTGCTCAGACCAATCAATATCGAAGATAATGAACGTTGTAAACAGAATGATTCAGCAAGATCTATTTTAGTTCCAAAAAGTTTGAGAATCGATGACCTTGATGAAACAGCGAAGTGTTCAATATTTGCTAGCCTTGGAATAAAGAATGATTCCATTAGCAAGGCCTTCCAACCGAAGAAAGATGAAAAGGATCACGTACTTAAACCATCGCCGATTTTACATGCTAACCCTGCAGCTATGTCAAGGTCCCTCCAATTCCAAGAGAGGGTCTAAAGTAGCCTGTTCAGACTATTTTGTCAGTATTTGACATATGTTAGTATCAATCCGGTGGATATAGTCCGGATAGTTATGGTCATTGCAGGAGATTCATGCTGATATCAGGGTCCAGCCCGCAAAAAATTAATGCAGAAGATTTTTGGAAAATTATTCTGTGGAGTGTATGAAGTGGCTCCCGCAGTTTGCAGAAGGAACCGGCTTCATGCTCTTCCTGATTAATACAAAAGATTCCTTTACCTTGGTGAGTATTTTAGCCTTATAGCTTTGATGTACATATCAGAAGACTATGTCTAAactttgtgtgtgtgtgtgtcaaaACTTACTGACACTAGGAGTAACAAGAGCTACACATTTTTAAAGC
This DNA window, taken from Apium graveolens cultivar Ventura unplaced genomic scaffold, ASM990537v1 ctg4317, whole genome shotgun sequence, encodes the following:
- the LOC141701737 gene encoding cyclic dof factor 1-like translates to MGEEKDLGIKLFGKKIVLTENEKIPAVSGQDSGEFRSGDGKDSNFGGEDGSEAQKDLVEEKTENKPQDKAVLPITDESKGSTGGGDSPKTPSINEENATLKPLNPDNEQSDTTDLQEKTLKKPDKILPCPRCNSMDTKFCYYNNYNVSQPRHFCKSCQRYWTAGGTMRNMPVGAGRRKNKSSDSHCRHMTVSVALRAAGIDPSNGIHNGTIKNNETVLSFGADSPLGESTSSVFVAEKKVSNSFQNRLHKQGVTIPCKGGEYVDDCSSSIKKLNSNMEGEKNGIAEAEVQKIPGFPSQVPFHPALPWPCPWNSTVPVQAIYPSGFPFPYYPTPYWNYSVPGSWGIPWLPPPPQVTNQDAPICDSKSQVLGKHSREGDVLRPINIEDNERCKQNDSARSILVPKSLRIDDLDETAKCSIFASLGIKNDSISKAFQPKKDEKDHVLKPSPILHANPAAMSRSLQFQERV